A window of the Lactuca sativa cultivar Salinas chromosome 7, Lsat_Salinas_v11, whole genome shotgun sequence genome harbors these coding sequences:
- the LOC111914159 gene encoding uncharacterized protein LOC111914159 encodes MASMIQENWATINGQDGFDEFEPLEIDDTLWMSILDEPHVDDECDDERLSNVIRSLEAEINPIVIDESDMSLELEWNADWEGSHQFSTSQNVSKSHDLDYNWMEIDDMYIQGYEDGIGGIIEFGGVKDFSQISYGVDEHVYGALWQETN; translated from the coding sequence ATGGCTTCTATGATCCAAGAAAATTGGGCAACCATCAATGGCCAAGATGGTTTTGATGAGTTCGAGCCATTGGAAATCGATGACACCCTTTGGATGTCAATTCTTGATGAACCACATGTAGATGATGAGTGTGATGATGAGAGATTATCGAATGTGATTCGGTCTTTAGAAGCTGAGATTAATCCAATTGTGATTGATGAAAGTGATATGAGTTTAGAGCTAGAATGGAATGCTGACTGGGAGGGTAGTCATCAATTTTCGACCAGTCAGAATGTTTCTAAATCGCATGATCTTGATTATAATTGGATGGAAATTGATGATATGTACATCCAAGGGTATGAAGATGGAATTGGTGGTATAATAGAGTTTGGTGGTGTTAAAGATTTTTCCCAAATATCTTATGGAGTGGATGAGCATGTTTATGGTGCTTTATGGCAAGAAACTAATTGA